In the Juglans microcarpa x Juglans regia isolate MS1-56 chromosome 6D, Jm3101_v1.0, whole genome shotgun sequence genome, one interval contains:
- the LOC121236134 gene encoding mini zinc finger protein 3-like, translated as MKKRQVVVKKDSSSGRSSSTTSSSVVRTVRYAECQKNHAANIGGYAVDGCREFMASGEDGSNGALSCAACGCHRNFHRREVETEVVCEYSPPNSRR; from the coding sequence ATGAAGAAACGGCAAGTGGTGGTGAAGAAGGATTCTTCATCAGGGAGAAGCTCGAGTACTACATCATCTTCGGTGGTTAGAACTGTACGGTACGCAGAGTGTCAGAAGAATCATGCGGCAAATATTGGAGGGTATGCGGTGGATGGGTGTAGGGAGTTCATGGCGAGCGGTGAGGATGGCTCAAATGGTGCCCTTTCATGCGCTGCGTGCGGCTGCCACCGGAATTTCCATCGGAGGGAAGTGGAAACTGAGGTAGTTTGTGAGTATTCTCCACCTAATTCCCGTCGTTAA